Proteins encoded by one window of Paenibacillus sp. DCT19:
- the pdxS gene encoding pyridoxal 5'-phosphate synthase lyase subunit PdxS, with amino-acid sequence METGTSRVKRGMAEMQKGGVIMDVMNAEQAKIAEAAGATAVMALERVPSDIRAAGGVARMADPTIVEEVMKVVTIPVMAKARIGHYVEAKVLESLGVDYLDESEVLTPADEVFHIDKHEFTVPFVCGAKDLGEALRRIGEGASMIRTKGEPGTGNIVEAVRHMRFINSQIRKVTNMSKDELYAEAKNLGVAYELLLDVHENGKLPVVNFAAGGVATPADAALMMHLGADGVFVGSGIFKSDSPEKFARAIVEATTHYTDYKLIAEVSKNLGAPMKGIEISKLSPSERMQDRGW; translated from the coding sequence ATGGAAACAGGAACATCGCGCGTTAAAAGAGGTATGGCTGAAATGCAAAAAGGTGGCGTCATCATGGACGTTATGAATGCAGAGCAAGCTAAAATCGCTGAAGCAGCAGGTGCTACGGCGGTTATGGCTTTAGAACGTGTTCCTTCTGATATTCGTGCGGCTGGTGGAGTGGCTCGTATGGCGGATCCAACTATTGTTGAAGAAGTTATGAAGGTTGTGACTATTCCAGTCATGGCAAAAGCTCGGATTGGACACTATGTTGAAGCCAAAGTTCTAGAATCACTCGGGGTAGACTATCTGGATGAGAGTGAAGTGTTGACTCCAGCGGATGAAGTATTCCATATCGATAAGCATGAGTTCACAGTACCTTTTGTATGTGGGGCTAAAGACCTTGGGGAAGCATTGCGCCGTATTGGTGAAGGAGCTTCCATGATTCGTACGAAAGGTGAACCGGGAACAGGAAATATCGTTGAAGCTGTTCGTCATATGCGTTTCATTAACAGCCAGATTCGCAAAGTTACGAACATGTCCAAGGATGAGTTGTATGCTGAAGCGAAGAATCTGGGTGTTGCCTATGAGCTGTTGCTCGATGTACATGAGAACGGTAAGCTGCCGGTGGTTAACTTTGCAGCGGGTGGTGTAGCTACTCCTGCGGATGCAGCACTTATGATGCATCTGGGAGCTGATGGCGTATTCGTAGGTTCAGGGATTTTCAAATCCGACAGCCCTGAGAAATTCGCTCGTGCCATCGTAGAAGCAACAACGCACTACACGGATTACAAACTGATTGCTGAAGTTTCCAAAAACCTCGGAGCACCAATGAAAGGTATCGAGATTTCCAAGCTTTCGCCTTCTGAGCGTATGCAGGATCGCGGCTGGTAA